TCGCCCGGCTCTATCTCGCGAACGCGAACGCGTTCGGATCGGAAGGGACGCAGCGCGCCCTTCGCGAGCTCGGAGCCGCGCTCGAGCAGAACCCGCACTACGCGGAGATTCAGAACGACCTCGGCGTCGCGCTCCTCGCCACGGGCGACCGGTCGGGCGCCGAGACGGCGTTCCGCCGCGCCGGCGAGGGACGTCGTGACTTCGTGGATCCGCTCCTGAATCTGGCGACGCTCGCACTTCGAGATCGTGATCGCGCGGAAGCCGCGCGTCTCGTGGAAGAGGCTTTGACGCGCAATCCCGGCTCGGCCCGCGCCGTGGCGTTGCGCGAGACCATCGCGGGCCGTACCGGTTCTGAGTGACCAACGATTTGAGGATGAGTAACGACCAAAACGGAACGAGATCGAGAGGAGGTGAGCATCCGGTCGTCGCTTGCTGGGCTAAAGCTCGAATTTCATCGGACGCTTCTCTGCTGTGAGTTTCGAATGAGGGAGGACAAGCAATGCGCAACCGAGCTTTTCTAAAAGTCGCTCTCCTCGGGCTTTTGACCCTCGCCTTCGCGCCGGGCTATGCTCTGGCCGCCGGTCAGGGGCAGGACCTGTCGGAGATGCTGGCCTCGAGCGCGGCCGTCCATGCGACTGCCGTCAGCGGCCCGATCATCACGGTGAACCCGCTGTCGCTCAACTTCGGAGTAGT
This is a stretch of genomic DNA from Candidatus Eisenbacteria bacterium. It encodes these proteins:
- a CDS encoding tetratricopeptide repeat protein — translated: ARLYLANANAFGSEGTQRALRELGAALEQNPHYAEIQNDLGVALLATGDRSGAETAFRRAGEGRRDFVDPLLNLATLALRDRDRAEAARLVEEALTRNPGSARAVALRETIAGRTGSE